Proteins co-encoded in one Jeotgalibacillus malaysiensis genomic window:
- a CDS encoding ATP-dependent DNA helicase, whose amino-acid sequence MDSLLIKNPDHPLLQPVSVLQGVGEETASQLGDMGIHTVSDLINYLPYRYDDFRLKDLSEAAHEERVTVEGSVHSEPALQFYGRKKSRLTFRLLTGPHSVKVTFFNQPYLKKKINLHDKVTITGKWDRQRQLITAQTYKLGEGAQEELFAPVYPLKGSVTNKTLRKFIKQALELYRDTLSETLPPALMMKYKLVNRKEALQAMHFPSSPESMKQARRRFVYEEFFYFQLKMQGLRKIEREQSEGVHFQYDPEKLRNFTDQLPFPLTNAQKRVLKEIFADLSSPFRMNRLLQGDVGSGKTVVAAIALYAVITAGYQGALMVPTEILAEQHAESLSALFEHTDVNVALLTSSVKGKRRKLLLEQLKQGEIDLLVGTHALIQDEVDFQNLGLVITDEQHRFGVQQRRVLREKGESPDVLFMTATPIPRTLAITVFGEMDVSIIDEMPAGRKPIETYWVKDNMMNRILSFIEKELEHGRQAYVICPLIEESDKLDVQNAIDVHAQLTQYYAGRYEAGLMHGRLHPEEKETIMKQFAENKTHVLVSTTVVEVGVNVPNASVMLIYDAERFGLSQLHQLRGRVGRGSDQSYCILMADPKNEVGKERMKIMTETNDGFVLSEKDLELRGPGDFFGRKQSGMPEFRVADMVHDYRALETARDDAHQLIESDAFWHNEEYESLRNYLQAEGVISGGKLD is encoded by the coding sequence TTGGATTCTCTCTTGATAAAAAATCCTGATCATCCATTGCTGCAACCAGTTTCAGTCCTGCAGGGCGTAGGAGAAGAAACAGCATCACAGCTTGGAGATATGGGTATTCACACAGTCTCAGATCTGATTAATTATCTGCCCTACAGATACGACGATTTCAGATTAAAAGATCTATCAGAAGCCGCTCACGAGGAGCGTGTAACCGTTGAAGGCAGTGTTCATAGTGAACCTGCCCTTCAATTTTATGGGCGTAAAAAATCACGGCTCACATTCAGGTTATTGACGGGTCCACATAGTGTAAAGGTGACTTTTTTTAACCAGCCGTATTTGAAAAAGAAGATCAACCTGCACGATAAAGTTACAATAACCGGTAAATGGGACCGGCAGCGTCAGCTGATCACAGCCCAAACATATAAGCTTGGGGAGGGTGCCCAGGAAGAGTTGTTTGCACCTGTTTACCCTTTAAAAGGCAGTGTGACGAATAAGACACTGCGAAAGTTTATTAAGCAGGCACTGGAGCTTTATCGTGATACGCTGTCAGAAACACTGCCGCCGGCGCTAATGATGAAATATAAGCTGGTTAATCGTAAAGAGGCACTTCAGGCAATGCATTTTCCATCATCACCAGAGAGTATGAAGCAGGCAAGAAGAAGGTTTGTTTATGAGGAATTCTTTTATTTTCAGCTAAAAATGCAGGGATTAAGAAAAATTGAAAGAGAACAGTCAGAAGGCGTTCATTTTCAATATGATCCTGAAAAACTGAGGAATTTTACAGATCAGCTTCCTTTTCCACTGACAAATGCTCAGAAAAGAGTGCTGAAGGAGATCTTTGCCGACCTGTCGTCACCATTTAGAATGAATCGCCTCCTGCAGGGAGACGTCGGTTCAGGGAAAACCGTTGTTGCTGCAATCGCACTCTATGCGGTTATAACTGCGGGGTATCAGGGGGCATTGATGGTTCCTACAGAAATTCTTGCTGAGCAGCATGCTGAATCTTTATCTGCGTTATTTGAGCATACTGACGTGAATGTAGCTCTTTTAACAAGTTCAGTTAAAGGTAAAAGAAGAAAACTTCTCCTTGAGCAGCTGAAGCAGGGGGAAATTGATCTGCTGGTTGGAACCCATGCACTGATTCAGGACGAAGTAGACTTCCAAAACCTCGGGCTGGTTATTACAGATGAGCAGCACCGCTTTGGTGTCCAGCAAAGGCGGGTGCTCCGTGAAAAGGGTGAAAGTCCTGACGTGTTGTTCATGACTGCAACGCCAATTCCAAGGACGCTTGCTATCACGGTGTTTGGTGAAATGGACGTTTCTATCATTGATGAGATGCCTGCAGGACGGAAACCAATAGAAACCTACTGGGTTAAAGATAATATGATGAACCGGATCTTAAGTTTTATTGAAAAAGAATTGGAACATGGCAGACAGGCATATGTGATCTGCCCGCTGATAGAAGAATCAGATAAGCTGGATGTTCAAAACGCAATTGACGTACACGCTCAGCTTACACAATACTATGCAGGCAGATATGAAGCAGGATTAATGCATGGCAGACTTCACCCTGAAGAAAAAGAGACCATCATGAAACAATTTGCCGAAAACAAAACGCACGTACTAGTTTCCACAACCGTTGTAGAAGTTGGTGTAAACGTTCCAAACGCATCAGTCATGCTGATCTATGATGCTGAGCGTTTTGGATTGTCACAACTTCATCAGCTCAGAGGGCGAGTGGGACGTGGCAGTGATCAGTCATATTGTATTCTAATGGCGGATCCTAAAAATGAAGTCGGCAAAGAGCGTATGAAAATCATGACAGAAACGAACGACGGCTTCGTACTTAGTGAAAAAGATCTTGAACTCAGAGGACCGGGGGACTTCTTCGGCCGAAAGCAAAGTGGTATGCCTGAATTCAGAGTAGCTGATATGGTGCATGATTACAGAGCGCTTGAAACCGCAAGAGATGACGCTCACCAGCTCATCGAAAGCGATGCATTCTGGCACAACGAAGAATATGAATCACTAAGAAACTACCTCCAAGCAGAAGGTGTTATTAGTGGCGGGAAATTGGATTGA
- a CDS encoding phosphate acyltransferase produces MIIAVDAMGGDHAPGEIVKGAVKAAAENPSLTIKLYGDEKQIQPLLNQQKNIEVIHTDEVILSTDEPVRAVRRKKNASMVLMAQAVKDQEADACVSAGNTGALMAAGLFVVGRIKGIDRPALSPTLPTIDGQGFVMLDLGANADAKPEHILQYAVMGSIYAEQVRGIKNPTVGLLNIGTEEGKGNELTKQAYALLEQSGLNFVGNVESRDLLNGVSDVVVTDGFTGNMVLKTIEGTAQALFGMLKETFTSSLKTKLAAGLVKSDLRALKGKLDYTEYGGAGLFGLNAPVIKAHGSSNETAVYNAIKQAHTMAENDVSGKISASLNQ; encoded by the coding sequence TTGATTATTGCGGTAGATGCAATGGGTGGCGATCATGCACCTGGAGAAATTGTGAAGGGTGCAGTGAAAGCTGCTGCAGAGAACCCGTCACTGACAATCAAACTGTATGGGGATGAAAAGCAGATTCAGCCTTTACTGAATCAACAGAAAAATATCGAAGTAATACATACAGATGAGGTGATTCTATCAACAGATGAGCCTGTCAGAGCTGTAAGAAGAAAGAAGAATGCTTCAATGGTTTTGATGGCGCAAGCTGTGAAGGATCAGGAGGCTGATGCGTGCGTATCAGCAGGTAACACTGGGGCATTAATGGCTGCAGGATTATTTGTAGTCGGCAGAATAAAAGGAATTGACCGTCCTGCGCTATCACCGACTCTCCCGACAATTGACGGGCAGGGCTTTGTGATGCTTGATCTTGGCGCAAATGCAGACGCTAAACCTGAACATATTCTGCAATATGCAGTCATGGGAAGTATTTATGCAGAACAGGTACGAGGCATTAAGAACCCAACAGTTGGTCTGCTGAACATCGGTACTGAAGAAGGTAAAGGTAATGAACTGACAAAGCAGGCGTATGCATTACTTGAGCAATCGGGTCTGAACTTTGTTGGAAATGTAGAATCGCGTGATTTGCTGAATGGTGTAAGCGATGTTGTTGTTACGGACGGCTTTACCGGCAATATGGTACTAAAAACAATTGAAGGAACCGCTCAGGCTCTTTTTGGCATGCTGAAAGAGACATTCACCTCCTCACTAAAAACAAAGCTTGCTGCCGGTCTTGTAAAGAGTGACCTGAGAGCACTTAAAGGAAAGCTTGATTATACTGAATACGGCGGAGCAGGACTGTTTGGATTAAACGCACCTGTCATTAAGGCGCACGGCTCTTCAAATGAGACCGCTGTGTACAATGCAATTAAACAGGCACATACAATGGCTGAGAACGATGTCAGCGGTAAAATTTCCGCATCACTAAATCAATAA
- a CDS encoding DeoR family transcriptional regulator codes for MKRTKKERQSELTNKIDENPFVTDDELARFFGVSVQTIRLDRMELSIPELRERIKHVAEQTFEDEVRSLPIDEVIGEIIDVELDDHAISILDVQKEHVFQRNNIARGHHLFAQANSLAVALIDDDLALTAKASIEFCKPVHSGDRVVSKARAVKNDGRRTIVEVKSSVGKEVVFEGEFEMYRSSAEKEED; via the coding sequence ATGAAAAGGACAAAAAAAGAGCGTCAATCAGAGTTGACGAATAAAATTGATGAAAATCCCTTTGTGACAGATGACGAACTTGCTAGATTTTTTGGCGTCAGCGTACAGACAATCAGGCTTGACCGGATGGAGCTATCCATCCCGGAGCTTAGAGAGCGCATCAAACACGTGGCTGAACAGACATTTGAAGATGAAGTAAGATCTCTTCCGATCGATGAAGTAATTGGAGAGATCATTGACGTGGAACTCGATGACCATGCCATTTCTATTTTGGATGTACAAAAAGAACACGTATTCCAGCGCAATAATATTGCCAGAGGGCACCACTTGTTTGCGCAGGCGAACTCACTCGCAGTTGCGCTGATTGATGATGATCTTGCACTCACTGCAAAGGCTTCGATTGAATTCTGTAAGCCCGTTCACTCAGGTGATCGGGTCGTCTCAAAAGCCAGAGCTGTAAAAAATGATGGCCGGAGAACAATAGTGGAAGTCAAATCCTCGGTAGGAAAAGAAGTTGTATTTGAGGGTGAATTTGAGATGTACCGTTCATCTGCTGAAAAGGAGGAAGATTAA
- a CDS encoding chromosome partitioning protein Smc yields the protein MYVKQLEVLGFKSFAEKVQIDFVPGVTAVVGPNGSGKSNITEAIRWVLGEQSAKSLRGGKMEDVIFSGSDSRKQLNFAEVSLVLDNTDGALPLDYAEVSVTRRVFRSGDSEYLLNGVSCRLKDITELFIDSGLGKEAFSIIGQGRVDQILNSKPEDRRVILEEAAGVLKYKGRRKKADQRLDETQENLYRVQDILHELSAQVEPLKQQASLAREYLEYKDDLKKTESGLLAYEAEEMTANWESKKEELERVKEHEEKLRLQLDEDDEALNVKQKERSVCEKNIEELQSALLTVTKEAEQLEGRRQVLIERQKNADQNEDQLKQKVSDLESQLLKVTERISQRGQIAQDVKHEISLIKNQISETEQVLGTSADQIEQQLEKAKNDYFETLNQKTTVQNELNYLEQQRDQEHKRAEKLTGTNARYIEEREVWNKKHQQLSASNADITAELSVTAEAYKKAVKDRDNVRTELTDLESKLYKAYQFVSEAKSRKSILESMEDEFSGFYQGVKEVLKNRGGKLSGIEGAVAELIDVRKEYETAVETALGASMQSVVTRNEADARQAIQFLKQSRAGRATFLPMSVIKSRTLPDSLLGRASEHEDFISAASDLVEFDGQYRQVIENLLGSVIVVKSLKGANELAKILQYRYRLVTLDGDIVNPGGSMSGGSQAKKTSSIFSRKNELDQLSSQIPTYEETAVKLEQKVQSLKSQAADCEREMDIHRAKGEQLRVKEAELKADLREVETAIRQADEQLKLYDLEMAEFTHSKGSFEDKALSLHEQSQKAEKQLTELDLMIKNLTQQKETQQSSRDEMVEIRSGLQAKLAVLEEKASQIRRELKESEQLKAEITEKRDLAVEDLRWLTEEMSSGEGQADQLNSQIDAKQDESIRLSKKLNEIKLKREALEEELQQLTASYKESSRIHHGLLEQINELKLQSGKLSSDIDYRLNKLQEEYELSFRAAKEEYPLQLDPDEARSKVKLIKLSISELGHVNIGAIEEYDRVSERYEFLLDQQNDLQEAKDNLLSVIKDMDAEMSRRFSETFYQVKDHFSSVFQKLFGGGHAELKLTNPDDMLTTGIDIVAQPPGKKLQNLSLLSGGERALTAIALLFSILHVRPVPFCILDEVEAALDEANVQRFSDYLHQFSEQSQFIVITHRKGTMEGADVLYGVTMQESGVSKLVSVKLEEQTNLN from the coding sequence ATGTATGTAAAACAGCTTGAAGTGCTCGGCTTTAAATCATTTGCCGAGAAAGTGCAAATTGACTTTGTTCCAGGTGTTACAGCGGTTGTCGGACCTAATGGGAGCGGGAAAAGCAATATTACTGAAGCGATCAGATGGGTGCTTGGTGAACAGTCTGCAAAATCACTGCGGGGAGGAAAAATGGAAGATGTTATTTTCTCCGGAAGTGATTCAAGAAAACAGCTGAACTTTGCTGAAGTATCTCTCGTACTTGATAATACGGATGGCGCACTGCCGCTTGATTATGCAGAAGTCAGTGTGACGCGCCGCGTATTTCGTTCAGGGGATAGCGAATATCTGTTGAACGGTGTTTCATGCAGACTGAAGGATATAACTGAGCTGTTCATTGATTCAGGTCTTGGTAAAGAGGCCTTCTCGATTATCGGTCAGGGAAGAGTAGATCAGATTCTGAACAGTAAACCTGAGGATAGACGAGTCATCCTTGAGGAAGCAGCAGGCGTATTAAAATATAAAGGCCGCAGAAAAAAAGCCGATCAGCGACTGGATGAAACGCAGGAAAATCTCTATCGCGTACAGGATATTCTTCACGAATTAAGCGCACAGGTTGAGCCGCTGAAACAGCAGGCTTCTTTGGCGCGTGAATATCTTGAATATAAAGACGATCTGAAAAAAACAGAATCCGGACTGCTTGCATATGAAGCGGAAGAAATGACTGCCAATTGGGAGTCAAAAAAAGAAGAGCTTGAGCGGGTCAAAGAACATGAAGAAAAACTTAGACTGCAGCTTGATGAAGATGATGAAGCCCTGAACGTTAAGCAAAAAGAGCGGTCAGTCTGCGAAAAAAATATTGAAGAACTGCAGTCTGCACTGCTGACCGTTACAAAAGAGGCAGAGCAGCTTGAAGGACGCCGTCAGGTCTTAATCGAAAGACAAAAAAATGCTGATCAGAATGAAGACCAGCTGAAGCAAAAGGTCAGTGACTTAGAAAGCCAGCTTCTTAAAGTAACTGAAAGAATTAGTCAAAGAGGACAGATTGCCCAGGACGTCAAACATGAAATTTCCCTGATTAAAAATCAGATTTCCGAAACAGAGCAGGTACTCGGTACATCAGCTGATCAAATTGAACAACAGCTTGAAAAAGCAAAGAATGATTATTTCGAGACGCTCAATCAAAAAACGACTGTGCAAAATGAGCTGAACTATCTCGAACAGCAGCGTGACCAGGAGCATAAAAGAGCTGAAAAACTGACTGGTACAAATGCAAGGTATATCGAAGAACGTGAAGTATGGAATAAAAAACATCAGCAGCTGTCTGCTTCTAACGCTGACATTACTGCTGAGCTGAGTGTGACTGCTGAAGCATACAAAAAAGCGGTAAAAGACAGAGACAATGTGCGTACAGAACTTACTGATCTTGAATCAAAGCTCTATAAAGCCTATCAGTTTGTCAGTGAAGCCAAATCCAGAAAATCAATACTCGAATCTATGGAAGATGAATTTTCTGGTTTTTACCAGGGTGTAAAAGAGGTTCTTAAAAACCGTGGAGGCAAGCTCAGCGGGATTGAAGGAGCAGTTGCTGAACTGATCGATGTGCGCAAGGAGTATGAAACAGCTGTTGAAACTGCGCTGGGTGCATCTATGCAAAGTGTTGTCACTCGAAATGAAGCAGATGCAAGACAGGCGATTCAGTTTTTAAAGCAAAGCCGTGCAGGCCGAGCTACTTTTCTGCCAATGTCAGTAATCAAGTCAAGAACACTGCCAGATTCACTGCTTGGCAGAGCTTCAGAGCATGAAGATTTTATTAGCGCTGCTTCAGACCTTGTCGAGTTTGACGGTCAGTACAGGCAGGTGATTGAGAACCTTCTCGGATCTGTCATTGTTGTAAAATCATTAAAAGGAGCAAACGAGCTCGCAAAAATTTTGCAATACAGATACCGCTTAGTAACGCTTGATGGCGATATTGTAAATCCTGGAGGGTCTATGAGCGGTGGCTCGCAGGCAAAGAAGACATCGTCAATCTTCTCGAGGAAAAATGAGCTTGATCAGCTCAGCAGCCAGATTCCAACTTATGAAGAAACTGCAGTGAAGCTCGAGCAAAAAGTTCAAAGTCTGAAAAGTCAGGCGGCTGACTGTGAGCGTGAAATGGATATACACAGAGCAAAAGGAGAACAGCTCCGCGTAAAAGAAGCGGAGCTAAAAGCGGATCTGCGGGAAGTGGAAACAGCGATCAGACAGGCAGATGAGCAGCTGAAGCTGTATGATCTTGAAATGGCTGAATTCACTCATTCAAAAGGTTCATTTGAAGATAAGGCTCTTAGCTTACATGAACAATCGCAGAAGGCTGAGAAACAGCTGACGGAACTTGATCTGATGATAAAAAATCTTACTCAGCAGAAAGAAACCCAGCAGTCTTCCAGAGACGAAATGGTCGAGATCAGATCAGGTCTCCAGGCTAAGCTGGCTGTGCTTGAGGAAAAAGCTTCACAGATCAGACGGGAACTAAAAGAGTCTGAACAGTTAAAAGCTGAGATAACGGAAAAACGTGACCTTGCTGTTGAAGATCTCAGGTGGCTGACAGAAGAAATGTCATCAGGTGAAGGTCAGGCTGACCAGCTTAACAGTCAGATTGATGCGAAGCAGGATGAAAGTATCCGACTGTCTAAAAAGCTGAATGAAATCAAACTCAAGCGTGAAGCACTTGAGGAAGAATTGCAGCAGTTGACTGCCTCCTATAAGGAATCAAGCAGAATTCATCATGGTCTGCTTGAGCAGATCAATGAATTAAAACTTCAGTCCGGCAAGCTGTCTTCTGATATAGACTACAGGCTGAACAAACTGCAGGAAGAATATGAACTGTCTTTCCGTGCGGCTAAGGAAGAATATCCTCTTCAGCTTGATCCTGATGAAGCCAGATCCAAAGTGAAGCTTATTAAACTCTCAATATCAGAGCTTGGACATGTTAATATTGGGGCAATTGAGGAGTATGACCGCGTGTCTGAAAGATATGAATTCCTGCTCGATCAGCAAAATGATCTGCAGGAAGCAAAAGATAATCTGCTTTCAGTCATTAAGGACATGGATGCTGAAATGTCACGCAGATTCAGTGAAACGTTTTATCAGGTGAAAGACCACTTCTCAAGCGTATTTCAAAAGCTCTTCGGGGGCGGGCACGCTGAGCTGAAGCTCACAAACCCTGATGACATGCTCACAACCGGAATTGATATTGTAGCGCAGCCTCCGGGGAAAAAGCTTCAGAACCTGAGTCTGTTATCCGGTGGAGAACGAGCTCTGACTGCGATAGCATTACTATTCTCGATTCTTCATGTAAGGCCTGTTCCATTTTGTATTCTTGATGAGGTTGAAGCTGCACTGGATGAAGCGAATGTACAGCGTTTCAGTGATTATCTTCACCAGTTCAGTGAGCAGTCACAGTTTATTGTCATTACACATCGTAAAGGAACGATGGAAGGTGCTGATGTACTCTATGGTGTTACAATGCAGGAGTCAGGCGTATCAAAACTTGTCTCAGTGAAGCTTGAAGAACAAACAAATTTGAATTAA
- a CDS encoding ribonuclease III gives MGKYKREQYSKGLEQKFKEFQEKHQIQFQNQKLIMTAFTHSSYVNEHRKKPYEDNERLEFLGDAVLELSVSHYLFSKYPSMSEGEMTKLRAAIVCEPSLVIFANEMDFGNLILLGKGEEQTGGRMRPALLADVFEAFIGALYLDQGMEPVRQILEKVVFPKVDTGAFSHVMDYKSQLQEFIQRNHSGTLQYEILKEKGPAHNREFISRVMLGDEELGTGTGRSKKEAEQHAAEQALVYLKKSGSRENK, from the coding sequence GTGGGTAAATATAAAAGAGAGCAGTATTCAAAAGGATTAGAGCAGAAATTTAAAGAGTTTCAGGAGAAGCATCAAATCCAGTTTCAAAATCAAAAGTTAATCATGACGGCATTTACTCATTCATCCTATGTGAATGAGCACCGTAAAAAGCCTTATGAAGATAACGAAAGACTTGAATTTCTTGGCGATGCAGTACTTGAACTATCAGTTTCTCATTATTTATTTAGTAAGTACCCTTCTATGAGTGAAGGTGAAATGACAAAATTACGTGCAGCCATCGTATGCGAACCTTCATTGGTCATTTTTGCGAACGAAATGGACTTTGGTAATTTAATTCTGCTTGGTAAAGGGGAAGAACAAACCGGAGGCAGAATGCGGCCAGCATTACTAGCAGACGTGTTTGAAGCCTTTATAGGTGCGCTATATCTTGATCAGGGAATGGAGCCTGTGAGGCAGATCCTTGAAAAAGTTGTTTTCCCTAAAGTAGATACCGGTGCTTTTTCGCATGTGATGGATTATAAGAGTCAGCTTCAGGAGTTTATTCAGCGTAACCATTCAGGAACGCTTCAATATGAAATTCTAAAGGAAAAAGGACCTGCTCATAACCGTGAATTCATCTCAAGAGTGATGCTTGGGGATGAGGAGCTTGGAACAGGAACAGGACGTTCCAAAAAAGAGGCAGAGCAGCATGCAGCTGAGCAGGCGCTTGTCTACTTAAAAAAGTCAGGAAGCCGGGAGAATAAATAA
- a CDS encoding malonyl CoA-ACP transacylase, which produces MAKIAVLFPGQGAQSVGMGQEIAQSYESAKEIFQEASSILGEEFVSLMREGPQEELTKTTNAQPALLTASVAILSVLKEKEIHMDYVAGHSLGEYSALVAAESLSFSDALKTVRKRGELMEEAVPNGEGAMSAVLGMDRDALKSVTDEVSESGDPVQLANLNCPGQIVISGTANGVERASELAKERGAKRCLPLNVSGPFHSSLMKPAADKFERELKNISISDASIPVIANVTADAVFEADKIEKLLVTQLYSPVLWEDTVEKLIDLGVDTFIEAGPGKVLSGLVKKINRRAKVYPVYDQETLDQAMLKLGGE; this is translated from the coding sequence ATGGCGAAAATAGCAGTATTATTCCCAGGGCAAGGTGCACAGTCAGTCGGGATGGGACAGGAAATCGCACAAAGTTATGAATCAGCAAAAGAGATATTTCAGGAGGCATCATCTATTTTAGGTGAGGAATTTGTCAGCCTGATGCGGGAGGGACCCCAGGAAGAACTGACGAAGACAACAAATGCGCAGCCTGCTCTTCTGACGGCTAGTGTTGCTATATTAAGTGTGTTAAAGGAAAAGGAAATTCATATGGATTATGTTGCCGGACACAGCTTAGGAGAGTATTCAGCACTTGTAGCAGCTGAGTCACTTTCATTTTCTGATGCGCTGAAAACAGTCAGAAAGCGCGGTGAACTAATGGAAGAGGCGGTGCCAAACGGTGAAGGTGCTATGTCAGCAGTACTTGGCATGGATCGTGATGCACTTAAAAGCGTGACGGATGAAGTCTCTGAATCGGGGGACCCGGTTCAGCTTGCAAACCTGAACTGCCCAGGACAGATTGTAATTTCCGGTACAGCAAATGGTGTTGAAAGAGCTTCAGAACTCGCAAAAGAGCGCGGTGCCAAAAGATGTCTTCCGTTAAATGTGAGCGGACCGTTTCACTCATCACTGATGAAACCTGCAGCTGATAAATTCGAGCGTGAACTAAAGAATATCTCAATTTCAGATGCATCTATTCCTGTAATTGCGAATGTAACAGCAGATGCTGTTTTTGAAGCGGACAAAATCGAAAAACTGCTTGTGACACAGCTTTACTCACCAGTTCTCTGGGAGGATACAGTTGAAAAACTCATTGACCTTGGTGTAGATACATTTATAGAAGCAGGGCCTGGTAAAGTGCTATCCGGTCTTGTAAAGAAAATAAACCGCAGAGCCAAAGTATATCCGGTCTATGATCAGGAAACGCTTGATCAGGCAATGCTTAAGCTTGGAGGAGAGTAA
- a CDS encoding acyl carrier protein translates to MAEVLDRVTKIIVDRLGVDESEVKLEASFKEDLGADSLDVVELVMELEDEFDMEISDEDAEKIGTVGDAVSYIESKM, encoded by the coding sequence ATGGCAGAAGTATTAGACCGCGTAACGAAAATCATCGTTGACCGATTAGGTGTTGATGAATCTGAAGTTAAGCTTGAAGCTTCTTTCAAGGAAGACCTTGGTGCTGATTCACTTGATGTAGTAGAATTAGTGATGGAGCTTGAAGATGAATTTGATATGGAAATTTCTGATGAAGATGCAGAAAAGATTGGTACAGTTGGAGATGCAGTGAGTTACATAGAAAGCAAAATGTAA
- a CDS encoding serine dehydratase subunit alpha: protein MFRNVAELVELAKTHNKKISDIMIEQEMEVRNKTREEVFDTMDKNLTVMEEAVERGLKGVKSHSGLTGGDAVLIQNYIASGKSLSGELLLDAVSKAVATNEVNAAMGTICATPTAGSAGVVPGTLFAVQNKLNPTREEKLRFLFTSGAFGFVVANNASISGAAGGCQAEVGSAAGMAAAAITEMAGGTPAQCAEAMAITLKNMLGLVCDPVAGLVEVPCVKRNAMGAANAMVAADMALAGVTSRIPCDEVIDAMYKIGQTMPVALRETAQGGLAATPTGRELEAKIFGFSLDKKS, encoded by the coding sequence ATGTTTAGAAATGTAGCAGAGCTGGTCGAACTGGCTAAAACACATAACAAGAAAATTTCAGATATCATGATCGAACAGGAAATGGAAGTGCGTAATAAAACGCGTGAAGAAGTATTTGACACAATGGATAAAAATCTGACTGTCATGGAAGAAGCAGTTGAGCGTGGTCTCAAAGGTGTAAAATCCCATTCCGGATTAACCGGGGGAGACGCGGTGCTGATTCAGAATTATATCGCGTCAGGTAAATCATTGTCAGGTGAGCTGCTTCTGGATGCGGTTAGTAAAGCAGTAGCTACGAATGAAGTAAATGCAGCGATGGGTACAATTTGCGCAACGCCAACAGCAGGATCTGCGGGTGTTGTTCCGGGAACGCTTTTTGCAGTACAGAACAAATTGAACCCTACGCGTGAAGAAAAGCTCAGATTTCTTTTCACTTCAGGCGCGTTTGGTTTTGTTGTTGCAAATAATGCATCGATTTCAGGTGCGGCTGGAGGCTGCCAGGCTGAGGTTGGATCGGCAGCCGGGATGGCAGCGGCAGCTATAACTGAAATGGCAGGCGGGACACCTGCACAATGTGCGGAAGCCATGGCGATCACGCTTAAAAATATGCTGGGCCTTGTGTGTGACCCTGTAGCGGGACTTGTAGAAGTGCCGTGTGTAAAAAGAAATGCAATGGGTGCTGCAAACGCGATGGTAGCTGCAGATATGGCGCTTGCCGGAGTAACGAGCAGAATTCCATGTGATGAAGTGATTGATGCGATGTATAAAATCGGCCAGACAATGCCGGTAGCCTTACGTGAGACAGCTCAGGGCGGATTGGCAGCAACACCGACCGGCCGGGAGCTGGAGGCGAAAATCTTTGGATTCTCTCTTGATAAAAAATCCTGA
- a CDS encoding 3-ketoacyl-ACP reductase — MKLQGKTAVVTGASRGIGRSIAIELAKNGANVVVNFSGNEEKAKETAKEVEAAGAKALVFKADVSNADDVQAMLKETISTFGSIDILVNNAGITKDNLLMRMKENDWDQVMDINLKSVFLTTKAAARPMMKQRKGKIINVSSIVGVMGNAGQANYVASKAGVIGLTKTSAKELAPRGINVNAVAPGFIETDMTGELAEDVQASMKQMIPLERFGQPEDIAKAVVFLASDDADYITGQTIHIDGGMVM, encoded by the coding sequence ATGAAGTTACAGGGGAAAACAGCCGTAGTGACAGGTGCGTCGCGCGGAATTGGACGTTCGATTGCCATCGAACTTGCTAAAAATGGTGCGAACGTAGTTGTAAATTTCAGTGGAAATGAAGAAAAAGCGAAGGAAACAGCTAAAGAAGTTGAAGCTGCAGGTGCCAAGGCGCTTGTATTTAAAGCGGATGTGTCAAATGCCGATGATGTTCAGGCAATGCTGAAAGAGACAATCAGTACATTTGGCAGTATCGATATTTTAGTGAATAATGCTGGAATTACAAAAGATAATCTGCTGATGAGAATGAAGGAAAATGATTGGGATCAGGTCATGGATATTAACCTGAAAAGCGTCTTTTTAACGACAAAGGCTGCTGCCCGCCCGATGATGAAACAGCGTAAAGGGAAAATTATTAACGTATCCTCGATCGTCGGCGTTATGGGTAACGCCGGACAGGCTAACTACGTTGCTTCAAAAGCAGGCGTAATTGGACTGACTAAAACATCTGCTAAAGAACTTGCTCCGCGGGGCATTAATGTAAATGCTGTTGCGCCGGGCTTTATAGAAACTGATATGACTGGAGAGCTTGCAGAAGATGTGCAGGCTTCAATGAAACAAATGATTCCGCTTGAGCGTTTTGGTCAGCCTGAAGATATCGCAAAAGCCGTTGTCTTTTTAGCATCAGATGACGCAGATTATATTACAGGTCAGACGATTCATATTGATGGTGGAATGGTGATGTAA